From one Triticum aestivum cultivar Chinese Spring chromosome 4B, IWGSC CS RefSeq v2.1, whole genome shotgun sequence genomic stretch:
- the LOC123091133 gene encoding BTB/POZ domain-containing protein NPY4, producing MKHMKLGSKPDVFQTEGSNIRFVATELATDIVISIGDVKFYLHKFPLLSKSSRLQRLVASSNEESNDEVNISDIPGGASAFEICAKFCYGMIVTLNAYNVLAARCAAEYLEMFETIDKGNLIYKIDVFLTSSIFRTWKDSIIVLQSTKSLLPWSENLKVINHCIDSIASKASIDPSEVEWSYTYNRKKLQSENGVDSHWNGVRMQQMVPKDWWVDDLSELEMDLYKRVLLTIKAKGRTPAVVIGEALRVYAFRRLFGSLEDAVSNGIDCTKRRAVLESIVFLLPTEKGSVSCGFLLKLLNAACLLESGESYRDNLVKRIGTQLDGASVADLLIPATSGENGVYNVDLIMAIVEQFMSHHSDNGKMTFQDDDEIVEVEKFASVSSTSKLAVAKLIDEYLGEIAKDPNLPVLKFIALAEMVSASSRQMHDELYHAIDMYLKEHPSLSKSEKKRLCGLMDCKKLSQEACMHAVQNERLPLRVVVQVLFFEQVRASAASARSDSGADLSSAVHSLLPRENGNSYGSSRSAATTTTEEEGSGVPTSSDINSFRSMRLANNCGGSERSSASSDINKNGEDKSITTGKAKVMLMPKMLSKLWSGKTHVGENSSSDTSESPGSANPEEVKSTPSRNTRNSTS from the exons ATGAAGCATATGAAGCTTGGGTCCAAGCCGGATGTCTTCCAGACAGAGGGCAGCAATATCAG GTTTGTTGCAACAGAGCTGGCAACAGACATCGTTATCTCCATAGGGGATGTCAAGTTTTACCTTCACAAG TTCCCTCTTTTGTCAAAGAGTTCACGGTTGCAAAGATTAGTAGCTTCAAGTAATGAGGAAAGCAACGATGAAGTGAATATATCTGACATTCCTGGTGGTGCTTCTGCATTCGAAATTTGTGCCAAGTTTTGCTACGGCATGATTGTAACACTCAATGCATATAATGTTCTTGCTGCTCGTTGCGCAGCTGAGTACCTAGAAATGTTTGAGACCATTGACAAAGGAAATCTTATCTACAAAATTGACGTGTTCTTGACATCGAGCATTTTTCGCACCTGGAAAGACTCAATCATAGTTCTGCAAAGTACAAAGTCGTTGCTGCCATGGTCTGAGAACTTGAAGGTAATCAACCACTGCATTGATTCTATTGCATCGAAGGCGTCAATTGATCCGTCAGAGGTTGAGTGGTCATACACCTACAACAGAAAAAAGCTCCAATCTGAGAATGGTGTTGATTCTCATTGGAATGGAGTCAGGATGCAACAGATGGTCCCTAAGGACTGGTGGGTTGATGACCTTTCTGAACTTGAAATGGATTTGTACAAGCGCGTGCTCCTAACAATCAAGGCAAAGGGAAGAACACCTGCTGTAGTTATTGGAGAAGCACTAAGAGTCTATGCATTCCGACGGCTGTTTGGTTCCCTTGAAGATGCTGTGAGCAATGGAATTGATTGCACAAAACGTCGTGCAGTTCTCGAAAGCATTGTATTTCTTCTGCCCACTGAAAAAGGTTCAGTATCATGTGGTTTTCTTCTCAAGTTACTAAATGCTGCATGCTTGCTGGAATCTGGAGAGTCTTATCGTGATAACTTGGTAAAGAGAATAGGCACCCAACTAGATGGTGCTTCAGTTGCAGACCTTCTTATACCAGCAACCAGTGGTGAAAACGGCGTGTATAATGTCGATCTGATCATGGCAATAGTAGAGCAGTTCATGTCACATCATAGTGATAATGGTAAAATGACTTTTCAAGATGATGATGAAATTGTGGAAGTTGAGAAGTTTGCTTCTGTTTCCAGCACGTCAAAGCTGGCAGTTGCAAAGCTGATTGATGAATATCTTGGTGAGATTGCTAAAGACCCTAACCTGCCTGTTCTGAAGTTCATTGCACTTGCTGAAATGGTGTCTGCCTCGTCCCGACAAATGCATGACGAACTATACCATGCCATCGACATGTATCTAAAG GAGCACCCCAGCCTATCAAAGAGCGAAAAGAAGAGATTATGTGGATTGATGGACTGCAAGAAGCTGTCCCAGGAGGCCTGCATGCACGCGGTGCAGAATGAACGGCTTCCTCTGCGTGTGGTTGTGCAAGTTCTCTTCTTTGAGCAAGTCCGAGCATCAGCCGCTTCTGCCAGGAGTGACTCTGGAGCCGACCTTTCATCCGCTGTTCACTCGCTTCTTCCCAGAGAGAACGGCAACTCGTACGGCAGCTCAAGGTCAGCCGCCACAACAACAACCGAAGAGGAAGGTAGTGGAGTCCCGACATCCAGCGACATCAATTCTTTCAGGTCGATGAGGCTCGCCAACAACTGCGGTGGCAGCGAGAGGAGCAGCGCAAGCAGCGACATTAACAAGAACGGCGAAGACAAGAGCATCACCACCGGCAAGGCGAAAGTGATGCTGATGCCGAAGATGCTAAGCAAGCTCTGGTCTGGGAAGACGCACGTTGGCGAGAACAGCAGCTCGGACACGTCGGAGAGCCCCGGGTCCGCCAACCCGGAGGAGGTGAAGTCGACGCCGTCGAGGAACACGAGGAATTCAACATCCTAG